From one Lycium ferocissimum isolate CSIRO_LF1 chromosome 5, AGI_CSIRO_Lferr_CH_V1, whole genome shotgun sequence genomic stretch:
- the LOC132056387 gene encoding pentatricopeptide repeat-containing protein At2g13600-like, translating to MLEMVSLLQSIAQPPSHESLDFNASKLSFHKSNPPQRREFPQPISTGRGPAQFSPLDDPLSSTTYASVLDSCKCPKLGKQFHAQALKNGFNGHEFVETKLLQMYGKCGCSDDAVHLFDKMRQRNLYSWNAVLNVFLSNGFYEEAFECFGQVRFEEFELEFFLFPVVLKICCGYGGVELGKQLHGTVIKYGFASNIYVGNALIDMYGKCGSLDYAEKFLSNMLKRDCVSWNSVITAFAANGMLSEALDVFNRMSVEDNVTPNFISWSALVGGFSQNGYDEEAIENLYKMQAAGFQPNAQTLASVLPACGRLQMLYLGKEIHGYLTRHELMSNSFVVNGLIDVYRRCGDMDNALLVFSMYSMKNDVSYNTMLVGYFENGDISKAQELFYQMEREGKCEDIISWNSMISGYVNNFMFSEALNMFHQVMWKEEIEADSFTLGSALAACADMGLLRRGKEIHSYAISRGLQTDPFVGGALVELYSKCLDVGAAQKAFDEVNERDIPTWNALISSYARSDDMVNVERTLEKMKVDAFDPNIYTWNSIIAGHVENAHNESALQLFSDIQSSGLRPDIYTIGTVLPACSRLATLDRGKQIHAYAIRFGYDSDTHIGSALVDMYAKCGCVKHARMAYDNIKKYNLVTENAMLTAYAMHGYGEEGIAFFRGILDNGFIPDDITFLSALSSCVHAGIVETGLEFFNLMRSCNVKPTLKHFTCMVDLLSRTGKINEALKVIKEMPLDPDTVIWGAMLGGCVIHGNLEVGEIAANKLIELEPGNTGNYVMVANLYASVGRWGDLAKIRQLINERKMHKNPGCSWIEDKGEMHVFVACDTSHQRTDEIYEILNILTTQIRVEK from the coding sequence ATGCTCGAAATGGTCTCCCTGTTGCAATCCATAGCTCAGCCACCAAGTCATGAGTCCCTTGATTTCAATGCTTCTAAGCTTTCCTTTCACAAATCAAATCCACCTCAGCGACGTGAATTTCCACAGCCCATCTCGACGGGCCGGGGCCCGGCCCAATTCTCTCCTTTGGACGACCCTTTAAGTTCAACCACCTATGCTTCAGTTCTTGATTCCTGCAAATGTCCCAAGCTGGGTAAACAATTCCACGCACAAGCACTCAAAAATGGGTTTAACGGACACGAGTTTGTTGAAACTAAGCTGCTCCAGATGTACGGGAAATGTGGCTGTTCTGATGACGCAGTTCACTTGTTCGACAAAATGCGTCAAAGAAACTTGTATTCGTGGAATGCTGTTCTTAATGTGTTTTTAAGTAATGGGTTTTACGAGGAAGCTTTTGAGTGTTTCGGGCAGGTGAGATTTGAGGAGTTTGAATTGGAGTTTTTCTTGTTTCCGGTTGTGCTGAAGAtttgttgtggttatggtggtgTTGAATTGGGCAAGCAATTACATGGTACAGTGATAAAGTATGGATTTGCATCGAATATTTACGTGGGTAATGCTTTGATTGATATGTATGGAAAATGTGGGAGTTTGGATTATGCAGAAAAGTTTTTGAGCAACATGTTGAAGAGGGATTGTGTTTCTTGGAATTCAGTTATTACTGCTTTTGCTGCCAATGGAATGTTAAGTGAAGCACTTGATGTTTTTAATAGAATGTCTGTTGAGGACAATGTTACtccaaattttatttcttggagTGCTTTGGTAGGTGGATTTTCACAGAATGGATACGACGAAGAGGCTATTGAAAATCTCTACAAAATGCAAGCTGCTGGATTCCAACCAAATGCCCAAACTTTGGCGAGTGTACTTCCTGCTTGTGGCAGATTACAAATGCTATATTTGGGGAAAGAAATTCATGGATATTTGACCAGACATGAATTGATGTCTAACTCTTTCGTTGTTAATGGCTTAATTGATGTTTACCGGAGGTGTGGGGATATGGATAATGCCCTCCTAGTATTTTCAATGTATTCGATGAAAAATGATGTCTCTTACAACACCATGCTAGTGGGATACTTTGAGAATGGAGACATTTCAAAGGCTCAAGAGCTGTTTTATCAAATGGAACGTGAAGGAAAGTGTGAAGATATAATTTCATGGAATTCGATGATTTCAGGTTATGTAAACAACTTTATGTTCAGTGAAGCTTTGAATATGTTTCACCAGGTAATGTGgaaggaagaaattgaagcAGATTCCTTCACCCTTGGCAGTGCCCTTGCTGCTTGTGCAGATATGGGTTTGTTACGGCGTGGGAAGGAGATACATTCTTATGCAATTTCTAGGGGTCTGCAAACAGATCCTTTTGTTGGTGGGGCACTTGTAGAATTGTATAGCAAGTGTCTAGATGTCGGTGCTGCTCAGAAAGCTTTTGATGAAGTAAATGAGAGGGATATACCAACATGGAATGCTTTAATATCTAGCTATGCTCGCTCTGATGACATGGTTAATGTTGAACGCACTCTCGAGAAGATGAAGGTAGACGCATTTGATCCAAATATCTACACTTGGAACAGTATTATTGCTGGCCATGTTGAGAATGCCCATAATGAATCAGCTTTGCAGTTGTTTTCGGACATCCAATCCTCAGGTTTGAGACCTGATATTTACACGATTGGGACCGTATTACCTGCCTGCTCAAGGTTAGCGACTCTTGACCGTGGAAAACAGATTCATGCTTATGCAATTAGGTTTGGATATGACTCAGACACCCACATAGGATCGGCTCTTGTGGACATGTATGCAAAATGTGGATGTGTCAAGCATGCTAGAATGGCTTATGATAACATTAAAAAGTATAACTTGGTCACGGAGAATGCAATGCTTACTGCATATGCTATGCACGGATATGGGGAGGAAGGAATTGCATTCTTCCGCGGAATACTAGACAATGGATTCATACCAGACGATATAACCTTTTTGTCAGCACTTTCTTCGTGTGTCCATGCAGGAATAGTAGAGACGGGGCTTGAATTCTTCAATCTGATGAGATCTTGTAATGTGAAACCCACGTTAAAACACTTCACATGCATGGTTGACCTTTTAAGTCGAACAGGTAAGATAAATGAAGCATTGAAGGTCATTAAAGAGATGCCTTTGGATCCTGATACAGTGATCTGGGGTGCCATGCTTGGAGGCTGTGTTATCCATGGGAATCTTGAGGTAGGTGAAATTGCAGCAAACAAGCTCATAGAGCTAGAACCAGGAAATACTGGAAACTATGTCATGGTAGCAAATTTATATGCTTCTGTAGGCAGATGGGGTGATCTTGCCAAAATAAGACAACTCATCAATGAGAGGAAAATGCACAAAAATCCTGGATGTAGTTGGATTGAAGATAAAGGTGAAATGCACGTGTTTGTAGCATGCGATACATCCCATCAAAGAACAGATGAGATTTATGAAATACTAAATATATTGACAACACAAATAAgagtagaaaaatag